In Mariluticola halotolerans, one DNA window encodes the following:
- a CDS encoding tetratricopeptide repeat protein produces the protein MSEETIFTEVDEELRRERMRSIWRRVAPYVIGAAVAIVLLVAGNEGWSWWQKSNAARSSDQFYTAVELAEAGDVAAAEEALNTVIAEGSGQYPLLARFRQAALLASDGQTEEAVAAYDALSTDLPDQRMRALALVLAANLLVDAGDVGAVQSRISGLLAPEDPMRNSAREALGLTQYAAGDIDAARATFEEIIADPTGSMETLSRIQLYLAQLIAEGAADPAPVAAPDTAASEATPAE, from the coding sequence ATGTCAGAAGAAACAATTTTCACGGAAGTCGACGAGGAACTGCGCCGGGAGCGGATGCGCTCCATTTGGCGCCGTGTGGCCCCTTATGTGATCGGTGCTGCCGTGGCCATTGTGCTGCTCGTGGCCGGCAATGAGGGCTGGAGCTGGTGGCAAAAGTCGAACGCGGCGCGCTCGTCTGACCAGTTCTATACCGCTGTCGAACTGGCCGAGGCCGGCGACGTTGCCGCTGCCGAGGAAGCCCTCAATACGGTCATCGCCGAGGGCAGTGGCCAATACCCGCTGCTGGCCCGGTTCCGCCAGGCCGCACTATTGGCCAGTGACGGGCAGACTGAGGAAGCCGTCGCAGCTTATGACGCGCTCTCCACCGATTTGCCTGATCAGCGCATGCGCGCCCTGGCACTGGTCCTGGCCGCCAACCTTCTGGTTGATGCTGGTGATGTTGGTGCTGTGCAGTCGCGTATCTCGGGATTGCTGGCACCGGAAGATCCGATGCGCAATTCAGCACGCGAAGCGCTGGGCCTGACCCAGTATGCGGCGGGTGATATCGATGCGGCGCGGGCGACCTTTGAAGAGATCATTGCCGATCCCACGGGATCGATGGAAACGCTTAGCCGTATTCAGCTCTATTTGGCGCAGCTGATTGCCGAGGGGGCCGCTGATCCGGCACCTGTGGCGGCACCCGATACCGCCGCAAGCGAAGCCACGCCTGCCGAATAG
- a CDS encoding NnrU family protein — protein MLYLLLGILVFFGVHVVRMLKPDFRNRQIEALGEGPWKGMYSAASLAGLALIVWGWMQYREEAPIFYFPPDWSRHIAALLVLGAFILNFAAYMPTGRIKAAVGHPFLLAVILWSIAHLLANGDLASLMVFGSFLIYALWNRVAVAARPEPAPAFVSIKGDILAVVIGVITYVIFALWLHRWLFGVAPMG, from the coding sequence ATGCTTTATTTGCTTTTGGGAATTCTCGTTTTCTTTGGCGTGCATGTCGTGCGCATGCTGAAGCCGGATTTCAGAAACCGGCAAATTGAGGCTTTGGGCGAGGGGCCCTGGAAAGGCATGTATTCGGCGGCATCGCTGGCGGGCCTTGCCCTGATCGTTTGGGGCTGGATGCAGTATCGTGAAGAAGCGCCGATCTTCTATTTTCCGCCCGACTGGAGCCGGCATATCGCCGCGCTGCTGGTGCTGGGGGCCTTTATTCTCAATTTTGCCGCCTATATGCCCACGGGCCGTATCAAGGCCGCTGTCGGCCACCCGTTTCTGCTCGCGGTCATTCTCTGGTCGATTGCCCATCTGCTCGCCAATGGTGATCTCGCCTCGTTGATGGTCTTTGGTTCGTTTCTGATCTATGCGCTCTGGAACCGGGTCGCCGTCGCCGCCCGGCCCGAACCTGCGCCCGCCTTTGTCTCGATCAAGGGGGATATTCTGGCGGTTGTGATTGGCGTGATCACCTATGTGATTTTCGCGCTTTGGCTGCACCGCTGGCTGTTCGGTGTCGCCCCGATGGGGTGA
- a CDS encoding polysaccharide deacetylase family protein, translated as MPTDKRFAFPTRRTLLLHTSALALTAVTGVAFAEKNDKPLEPGLRIAAGDSGPRGIAITLDACSGGIDHRILDVLIAEHIPVTLFVTARWLAANPDTFAQFLAHPDLFQIENHGAEHIPPVLGTEKVYGITPAGTPQAIADEVSGGEAALMAAGAPRPRWYRGATALYSPDAIPLIQSLGYAIAGFSLNADYGASASADTAEQRIRSARDGDVVIAHINQPTRAAGEGIARGLVALKRAGAHFVRLDAVTLIGE; from the coding sequence ATGCCGACCGATAAACGTTTTGCTTTCCCCACACGCCGCACGCTGCTCCTGCACACCTCCGCACTCGCGCTGACGGCCGTAACAGGCGTTGCCTTTGCTGAAAAAAATGACAAACCGCTTGAACCGGGCCTGCGCATTGCGGCGGGCGATTCCGGGCCGCGCGGCATTGCAATCACACTCGATGCCTGTTCCGGCGGCATTGATCATCGCATTCTCGATGTTCTGATTGCCGAGCACATTCCGGTGACTTTATTTGTCACCGCCCGCTGGCTGGCGGCCAATCCCGATACATTTGCCCAGTTCCTCGCGCATCCTGACCTGTTCCAGATCGAAAATCATGGTGCAGAGCATATTCCGCCCGTCCTCGGCACCGAGAAGGTCTACGGCATCACCCCGGCGGGCACGCCTCAGGCCATTGCCGATGAGGTCTCGGGCGGCGAAGCGGCGCTCATGGCGGCTGGCGCGCCCCGCCCGCGCTGGTATCGCGGGGCCACGGCGCTTTACAGTCCCGATGCAATCCCGCTGATCCAGTCGCTCGGCTATGCCATTGCCGGGTTTTCACTCAATGCCGATTACGGGGCCAGCGCTTCGGCGGACACCGCGGAACAACGGATACGCAGCGCCCGGGATGGCGATGTGGTCATCGCCCATATCAACCAGCCCACCCGCGCGGCGGGCGAAGGCATTGCCCGGGGCCTTGTGGCGCTCAAGCGTGCAGGTGCGCATTTTGTGCGGCTGGACGCGGTGACACTGATCGGCGAATAG
- the recQ gene encoding DNA helicase RecQ, with the protein MQQTHALLKSVFGYDSFRAGQQDIVEAILGGNDVLAIMPTGGGKSLCYQLPALRREGVTLVISPLIALMRDQVAYLKQNGIAAGALNSNSSEEERDEIFAALRENRLKLLYMAPERLSSANAILAHANITMLAIDEAHCVSQWGHDFRPDYLRIGELREALGNPQIAAFTATADTETRKEIIAKLFAAPPREFLHGFDRPNLFLAFGPKSGSRSQIADFAAKHAGQSGIVYCASRRKVEDLAAYLVAKGFNALPYHAGLPTETRQENQDRFSNEDGVIMTATVAFGMGVDKPDVRFVAHADLPATVESYYQEIGRAGRDGLPASTLTLYGVDDIKLRRRQIDEGDAPVERKRADHLRLNALLAIAEAPVCRRQTLLAYFNEASPPCGNCDLCKSPPEMIEGTVPAQKALSAVARTGERFGLEHLIAILCGDATERVVELGHDQLPTFGIGTEFDKGQWRGVFRQIYAAGLAAVDPAFGGWRMTEEGWELLRGKRDFHIRRDTLKVARARRGSSAPAELDEADAPLLTALKAKRRELAAEAGVPAYVIFADRTLIDMAAKRPRDSHAMTEIHGVGERKLERFGAAFLAVIAEA; encoded by the coding sequence ATGCAGCAAACTCACGCGCTTCTTAAATCCGTATTTGGCTATGATAGTTTCCGGGCGGGACAGCAGGACATTGTTGAGGCCATTTTGGGTGGCAATGACGTGCTGGCCATCATGCCAACCGGGGGCGGCAAATCGCTGTGCTATCAATTGCCCGCGCTGCGCCGGGAAGGGGTGACGCTGGTCATCTCGCCGCTGATTGCGCTGATGCGCGATCAGGTGGCCTATCTCAAGCAAAACGGCATTGCCGCCGGAGCCTTGAACTCGAACTCTTCGGAAGAAGAGCGCGACGAGATTTTTGCCGCCCTGCGGGAGAACCGGCTAAAGTTGCTGTATATGGCACCGGAACGCTTAAGCAGCGCCAATGCCATTCTCGCCCATGCCAATATCACCATGCTGGCCATCGATGAGGCCCATTGTGTCAGCCAGTGGGGTCATGATTTCCGCCCCGACTACCTGCGCATTGGCGAATTGCGCGAAGCGCTGGGCAATCCCCAAATTGCGGCTTTTACGGCGACTGCCGACACGGAAACCCGCAAGGAGATCATTGCCAAACTGTTCGCCGCGCCGCCGCGCGAATTTCTGCATGGCTTTGACCGGCCCAACCTGTTTCTGGCGTTCGGCCCCAAAAGTGGTTCGCGCAGCCAGATCGCCGATTTTGCCGCCAAACATGCCGGGCAATCGGGCATTGTTTATTGTGCCTCGCGCCGCAAGGTTGAGGACCTCGCCGCGTATCTGGTCGCGAAGGGCTTTAACGCCTTGCCCTATCATGCTGGATTGCCAACAGAAACGCGTCAGGAAAATCAGGACCGGTTCTCGAACGAGGACGGCGTGATCATGACGGCAACAGTTGCCTTTGGCATGGGGGTGGACAAGCCGGATGTACGCTTTGTCGCCCATGCCGACCTGCCAGCGACCGTTGAAAGCTATTATCAGGAGATCGGCCGTGCCGGGCGCGACGGGCTGCCCGCGAGCACGCTGACGCTTTATGGCGTGGATGACATCAAGCTGCGCCGTCGCCAGATCGATGAAGGCGATGCGCCGGTCGAGCGCAAGCGCGCCGACCATTTGCGGCTCAATGCCCTGCTGGCTATTGCCGAAGCCCCTGTGTGCCGCCGGCAGACGCTTCTGGCCTATTTCAACGAAGCCAGCCCGCCTTGCGGCAATTGCGATTTGTGCAAATCTCCGCCGGAAATGATTGAGGGCACGGTGCCGGCGCAAAAGGCGCTTTCGGCAGTCGCGCGGACCGGTGAGCGGTTCGGGCTGGAACACCTGATTGCCATTCTGTGTGGCGATGCGACCGAACGGGTGGTTGAACTGGGTCACGACCAATTGCCGACATTTGGTATCGGCACCGAATTTGACAAGGGGCAATGGCGCGGCGTCTTCCGCCAGATCTATGCCGCCGGGCTTGCCGCTGTTGATCCGGCCTTTGGAGGCTGGCGGATGACGGAAGAGGGCTGGGAATTGCTGCGCGGCAAGCGCGATTTCCATATCCGGCGCGATACCCTGAAAGTGGCCCGCGCGCGGCGCGGCAGCAGTGCGCCGGCAGAACTGGACGAGGCGGATGCGCCATTGCTGACAGCGTTGAAGGCCAAGCGCCGCGAGCTGGCCGCCGAAGCGGGCGTGCCTGCCTATGTAATTTTCGCCGACCGCACCCTGATCGACATGGCCGCCAAGCGCCCGCGCGACAGCCATGCCATGACCGAAATACACGGTGTGGGCGAACGCAAGCTGGAACGGTTCGGCGCGGCATTTCTGGCGGTGATCGCCGAGGCATGA
- the der gene encoding ribosome biogenesis GTPase Der has translation MSVTVAIVGRPNVGKSTLFNRLVGRKIALVDDTPGVTRDRREAEGRISELRFRLLDTAGFEDVSDDSLEARMRLQTEAAIAEAEVILFMIDARAGVTPLDERFAQLLRKANKRVHLIANKAEGKAAQAGLMEAFSLGFGEPVPLSAEHGEGLGDLYNIVAEAVEAVETGAAELVTDRMPEINVDVTDEVDGDEEELRWNPSRFLNVAIVGRPNAGKSTLINRLVGEERLLTGPEAGITRDSILVPWEWEGRVINLVDTAGIRRRARVQQKLEKLAVSDSLRSIQYAEIVVLMLDATMPFEKQDLQLASLVEREGRALIIAVNKWDLVEDKSATLAHLKEACTRLLPQMRGIPLVTLSGLKGTNIPRLMDAIFEIEKVWNARISTARLNRWLTGMVEGHPPPAVSGRRLKLRYITQAKSRPPSFVVFCSRPDALPTAYQRYIVNGLRETFDLPGAPIRLWVRGGDNPFAPKGRKK, from the coding sequence ATGAGCGTCACTGTAGCTATTGTCGGCCGGCCCAATGTTGGCAAGTCGACGCTGTTTAATCGTCTCGTCGGGCGCAAGATTGCGCTTGTCGATGACACACCGGGCGTCACCCGCGACCGCCGCGAGGCGGAAGGCCGGATTTCCGAACTGCGTTTTCGCCTGCTCGATACGGCAGGTTTCGAAGATGTGAGCGATGACAGCCTGGAGGCGCGCATGCGCCTGCAAACGGAAGCGGCAATTGCCGAGGCCGAAGTCATCCTGTTCATGATTGATGCCCGCGCTGGCGTCACCCCGCTTGATGAGCGCTTTGCCCAGCTGCTGCGCAAGGCCAACAAGCGCGTTCACCTGATTGCCAACAAGGCAGAAGGCAAGGCAGCGCAGGCCGGGCTGATGGAAGCCTTCTCGCTTGGCTTTGGCGAACCGGTGCCCCTGTCTGCCGAACATGGCGAGGGACTGGGCGATCTCTACAATATCGTTGCCGAAGCCGTGGAAGCGGTTGAAACGGGTGCCGCCGAACTGGTCACCGACCGGATGCCGGAAATCAATGTCGATGTGACGGACGAGGTGGATGGTGATGAAGAGGAACTGCGCTGGAACCCCAGCCGCTTTCTCAATGTTGCAATCGTCGGCCGGCCCAATGCCGGGAAATCGACACTGATCAACCGGCTGGTTGGCGAAGAGCGTCTGCTCACTGGCCCGGAAGCGGGGATTACCCGCGATTCCATTCTGGTGCCCTGGGAATGGGAAGGGCGGGTGATCAATCTGGTTGATACCGCCGGTATCCGCCGCCGCGCCCGCGTGCAGCAAAAGCTGGAAAAGCTGGCCGTCTCGGATTCGCTGCGCTCGATCCAGTATGCTGAAATCGTTGTGCTGATGCTCGATGCGACCATGCCGTTTGAAAAGCAGGACCTGCAGCTTGCCTCACTGGTTGAGCGCGAGGGCCGGGCGCTGATCATTGCGGTCAACAAATGGGATCTGGTGGAAGACAAGTCGGCAACGCTGGCCCATCTCAAGGAGGCCTGCACACGGCTGTTGCCGCAGATGCGCGGCATTCCGCTGGTGACCCTGTCCGGCCTCAAGGGCACGAATATTCCCCGGTTGATGGATGCGATTTTCGAGATTGAAAAGGTCTGGAACGCCCGCATTTCCACAGCAAGGCTCAACCGCTGGCTGACCGGCATGGTGGAAGGGCATCCGCCCCCCGCCGTTTCCGGCCGCCGCCTCAAGCTGCGCTATATCACCCAGGCCAAATCACGCCCGCCCAGTTTCGTGGTGTTCTGTTCGCGCCCCGATGCCCTGCCGACAGCCTATCAGCGCTATATCGTCAACGGCTTGCGCGAAACGTTTGACCTGCCGGGTGCGCCGATCCGGCTCTGGGTGCGCGGCGGCGACAACCCCTTTGCCCCCAAGGGCCGCAAGAAATAG